Within Desulfobacter sp., the genomic segment AGCTGTCCGGCGCTGTTTTATTATTGGCCGATGAAACAAATCCCGAGGCGGGATTGTATACATGGGGCTGTTCTTCAAAGGGGACGACACCGGCCCAGTCATATTCGTCGGTGCGGCCCGGCACAATGCCCAGGCCGTCCCCTTTTTTACGGATGGGAATGCCGGCGCTGCAGTAAAGCCCGATGTTTCCATCCACGTCTGCATAATTGACGTTCTGGCTCACGGCCCTGAAGGTGCGCAGGGCGTATTTGAATTCTTCCCAGTTCCCTGCCCGGTTCAGGAGATACACGGTTTTCAGTTCATTGCTGGGGTCGTTTCCCAGCCACTTCATGGAGACCGGCCCGCCTTTCAGGTCCTTGAACCGGGACACCACAGGCCCCCGGTGGGTGAATTTCAGGGTTTCGGTCCGCTCTTTTCCCCCTTTGATCCGGATGGTTTCGGTCCGGGTGGTGAAGGGCCTGTACTCCCCGTTGAATTCGTAGCGGCCCGGATCCTCCGGGTGGAGGGTCTCCCGGTAGAAATCCATATCATCCACCATGACATTGGTCATGCCCCAGGCAATGCGCCGGTTGTGACCGCAGATCACAAAGGGCTGCCCCGGCAGGACCACGCCGGTGACGTCCACCCCGCCTGCGGCCTTCTGGTGCATCTGGTACCAGAGTCCGGGGGCGTTGAGGCCCAGGTGCATGTCATTGGCCAGTATGGGGCGGCCGGTGGCGCTCTTTTTTCCGGCTACGGCCCAGTTGTTGGATCCGGTGAAGATATTCAGGCCCATCTCTTCCAGGAGACGGTGCCGGTCCGCCAGCATGTTTTCCAGGTTGAGGCCGGTGTCTTTGTCCGCGTATGTCTCATATACGGCGGGCTGCCGGGCCAGATCGCCGGGCAGCATTTCCTTGAACTGCGCCCGGGAGACCTTTTGGGCGATTTTGTGGAGCACCGGTTCCGTGGAATTGGGCAGGGTCAGGTCCCAGGCCATGTAGCCCACCAGGTTGACCGAATGTTCCGGCTGCCAGGGTTCCGGCTCATATCCCAGGACGGTGAACTCCGGCGGCAGGCGGTCGCCCAGGGTCTTGATGTAATGGTTGACCCCGGCCGAAAATTGTTCCAGGGCCGATTTGATGGGCGGCTCGGTTTGTGCCAGAATCCGTTTTGACTTGTCCGGGATTCTTAAGGCCCGCATGAGCAGGTCGACCTCCACAAGGTCTTCCCCGAATATTTCAGCCAGCCGGCCCTGGGTGACCCGCCTCAGCAGGTCCATCTGCCAGAGCCGGTCCTGGGCCAGGGTATAGCCCACTGCAAAATAAAGATCCTCTTCATTTTCTGCCGTGATGTGGGGGACGGCATGGCGGTCCCGGTAAATGGTGACCTTTTGGCTCAGGCCTGCAACGGCTGCCGTCCCCTCATAATCCGGCAGGGAACGGGTGGACAGGTGATGGAGAAGATAACTGCCGCCGGCAATGGCCGTGAGGAGCACTGCGGCAAGACCGATGAGAATTTTTTTCAGCATATTGCCTCCTGGGCAGGAACAGCTGCGTGTAAAAGGGTTGCCGGCGCCTGGCCGTCAGCCGGGCGGGGGGCTAACGGATTGAGGCCGATTAATAATACGGATCCATGTGAATGGAAAATTCGCCCATGCCCTCGACCCCTTCCAGGAGTTCGGTGACTTTTTCGGCAATGGCCGCCTGCTGGTCTTCGGGTATTTTCATGCCCACCTTTAATTTCCCCTCTTTGACCCGGACCGAGGCCGTGGGAAAGTCGAACAGGGCCTTGGCAGCCATGGCGGCCAGGGCGGCGTCGGCCAGCTCGGATCTGGACTGCTCGGTT encodes:
- a CDS encoding penicillin acylase family protein, which produces MLKKILIGLAAVLLTAIAGGSYLLHHLSTRSLPDYEGTAAVAGLSQKVTIYRDRHAVPHITAENEEDLYFAVGYTLAQDRLWQMDLLRRVTQGRLAEIFGEDLVEVDLLMRALRIPDKSKRILAQTEPPIKSALEQFSAGVNHYIKTLGDRLPPEFTVLGYEPEPWQPEHSVNLVGYMAWDLTLPNSTEPVLHKIAQKVSRAQFKEMLPGDLARQPAVYETYADKDTGLNLENMLADRHRLLEEMGLNIFTGSNNWAVAGKKSATGRPILANDMHLGLNAPGLWYQMHQKAAGGVDVTGVVLPGQPFVICGHNRRIAWGMTNVMVDDMDFYRETLHPEDPGRYEFNGEYRPFTTRTETIRIKGGKERTETLKFTHRGPVVSRFKDLKGGPVSMKWLGNDPSNELKTVYLLNRAGNWEEFKYALRTFRAVSQNVNYADVDGNIGLYCSAGIPIRKKGDGLGIVPGRTDEYDWAGVVPFEEQPHVYNPASGFVSSANNKTAPDSYPYYISRWYALNYRIGRIREVLGSKEKLSLDDFKRLHSDFKSKMAETFTPFFLEMLSPDTHRLSPLEKQGMDLLQNWDGVVDSSSGAAALFELMYTGMVEGLVRDELGPGLYKEFAASSMLHRYLTRNIVLKKASAFCDDINTRDKTERLGDIIRQSFSDAVARLRETCGDNPENWAWGEIHQLALKHPLGKVKLLDRLLGLNDQARPVGGSFHTVCPMAYKLSNPFVINHGASHRHIYHTGDWDRSLSVIPTGISGIPASPHYCDQTGMYAAGQYHPDLFTLGEIKGASRYTLVLTPRKK